In the genome of Colletes latitarsis isolate SP2378_abdomen chromosome 9, iyColLati1, whole genome shotgun sequence, one region contains:
- the LOC143345667 gene encoding protein timeless homolog has protein sequence MSNYLSTELTATCAALGYYDGSKYYLDKYCLEVIKDLIRYLRRDDDSHTVRQFLYQAKVLETDLIKIFIEHTDKLELWDVLLRLIINLTSPIFFIYNERVPTDKLERTTYQKLISYTQAYKIAFTDDRVWTTLSNRLSKILKLDNVERGEEDNLIIERILVFIRNILQIPPDENEKRVDTDVTVHDQVLFALNASGIVDLLLFIASNTSEQNYHLQVVEIISLMLRDQSASQLATSGLQRSTTEKERDEAVLLAARQKERQQKMDRIRKYAGVRYSL, from the exons ATGTCCAATTATCTTTCTACTGAGCTTACAGCTACATGTGCTGCGCTTGGTTATTATGATGGGAGTAAATATTACTTAGATAAATATTGCTTAG AGGTCATAAAAGACCTAATTAGGTATTTAAGAAGAGATGATGATAGTCATACTGTGCGTCAGTTTCTCTATCAAGCAAAGGTACTTGAAACtgatcttattaaaatttttatcgagcATACCGACAAACTTGAACTTTGGGATGTATTATTGAG gtTGATCATTAATTTAACAAGTCCAATTTTCTTCATTTATAATGAGCGTGTGCCCACTGATAAATTGGAACGTACTACATATCAGAAACTTATTTCATATACTCAAGCATACAAAATAGCATTCACTGATGACCGTGTATGGACAACATTAAGCAATCGCTTGAGTAAAATTCTTAAATTA GATAATGTAGAAAGAGGAGAGGAAGATAATTTGATTATTGAAAGAATCCTCGTTTTCATTAGAAACATATTACAAATTCCTCCTGATGAAAATGAGAAACGCGTTGATACAGATGTTACAGTTCATGATCAG GTTTTGTTTGCTCTTAATGCATCAGGAATTGTTGATTTGTTACTGTTTATTGCCAGTAATACTAGTGAACAAAATTACCACTTACAAGTAGTAGAG ATTATATCGTTAATGCTACGCGACCAGAGTGCAAGTCAGTTAGCAACATCTGGTTTGCAACGTAGTACAACTGAAAAAGAAAGAGACGAGGCAGTACTTTTAGCTGCTCGACAAAAAGAGAGGCAACAGAAAATGGATAGAATAAGAAAATACGCAGGAGTTCG CTATTCCCTGTAA